In Campylobacter sp. MIT 12-8780, the DNA window CTAAAATCAAGTAATTCTTGAGTGGTTTTGATATAAAATGGGAGTTTTTTAAGGCAGTGTTTTAGGATTTCAGCTGCAGCTTTAGCATCGCTTAAGGCTCTGTGATGCACGCTTGTGATATGTAAAATTTCTTTTAAGCTATCAAGCCCATAACGCTCACTTTGAATAAGTCTTCGTGCAAGATCAATGGTGCAAAGGCGTTGATTTAAAAGCACGCCAAAGCCACATTCTTGCAAAGAACTTGAGATAAAACCATAATCAAAACGCACATTATGAGCCACAAAAATACTATCTTTTAAAAAAAGTCTAAATTCATTTAACACTGAAGCTAAAGAAGGTGCATTTTGTAGCATAGAGCTTGAAATTCCAGTGAGCTCTTGTATATTTAAAGGCACATTTGAGGCTTTGATAAGCGTGTTAAAATGGGCTATTTCTTTGTAGTTTTGGATTTTAACAGCTCCGATTTCTATGATCTGTCCGCCTCGTTTAAAGCTTCCGTTGCTTTCTATATCCACAACGCAAAAAATTTGATCTTTTAAGGCAGTGCTTTTGCTTTTTAAAGTAAGCTCATTTTGAGCATTTAAATTCACACTTAAGCCCAAAAGTTCAAGCATATATAAATCAAAATCGATAAAATCAAGCTCTTCGATCTTGTTTAGTTCTTGAAGTGCGAGTGTGTAGGGCTTGTT includes these proteins:
- a CDS encoding 3'-5' exonuclease, which produces MSQQQIDEFVAKLAKQNKPYTLALQELNKIEELDFIDFDLYMLELLGLSVNLNAQNELTLKSKSTALKDQIFCVVDIESNGSFKRGGQIIEIGAVKIQNYKEIAHFNTLIKASNVPLNIQELTGISSSMLQNAPSLASVLNEFRLFLKDSIFVAHNVRFDYGFISSSLQECGFGVLLNQRLCTIDLARRLIQSERYGLDSLKEILHITSVHHRALSDAKAAAEILKHCLKKLPFYIKTTQELLDFSKNTKTLKATKA